In the Vibrio agarivorans genome, GTCAAAGCAGGCCAACGCTATGGCTATATTGGTCGTGTTGACGGCAAGCCTCACTTTCTCTCAGACCCTTATGCAAAGGCACTTGATGGACAAGCTATTTACCCACGCCCGTTTGATTCAGAAAATAGCTTCTATTTACCCAAGTGCCTGGTGGTTGATGATAGCTTTGATTGGCAGCAAACCGACCATCCTTATATTCCGCGCGAAGAGACCATACTGTTTGAAACGCATGTAAAGGGTCTGACGAAACGTAATGCGTTTGTTGATGAACAAGATCAAGGCACCTACCTTGGTTTGATTAATCCAACCATGTTGGAGTTCTATAAAAAGCAGAATATCAACACTATTCAGCTGCTTCCTATTGCCGCCTGTCTCGATGAGCCTCACCTTGAGCCATTAGATAAAGTTAATTACTGGGGTTATAACCCTTACATTTTCATGGCACCAGACCCACGTTTTGCCCGTCAAGATGCCGTAACAGAGCTAAAAACAGCAGTGCGTGAACTGCATCGCAATGGGATTGAGGTGATTTTAGATGTGGTTTATAACCACACGGCAGAAGGTGGTGATGGCGGTGCGGTGCTCAACCTGAAGGCGCTCGATCCTCGCTACTATTTAATGCATGACCATCACTTTGTGAACTACACAGGGTGTGGCAACACGGTGGATCTTGATTACCAACCGTCATTGAACTTAGTGATGGATACCCTACGCTATTGGGTGACAGAGTATAAGATCGACGGCTTCCGCTTTGATCTTGCTGCAACACTAGGACGTAACGGCGATCAATTTAATAAAAGAGCCGCTTTTTTCCGCGCTGTCGCGCAAGATCCTGTACTAAGCAAGATCAAATTGATCGCCGAACCTTGGGATATCGGTCCGAATGGCTATCAAGTCGGTCAGTTCCCACTCGGTTGGAATGAGTGTAATGATAAGCTGCGTGACATTACGCGTAGTTTCTGGCGTGGTGATCACGGCTACCTGAAAGAGTTTGCCACGCGATTAATGGGTTCACGTGACTTATACAGCGCCGCAAATTGGCCATATAACATGACCGTGAACTATATTACCTACCACGATGGTTTCACCATGCAGGACTTAGTGTCTTATAAACATAAGCACAACAAAGCGAACGGTGAAAATAACCGTGATGGCCACGGTGACAACCGCTCTGAAAACTACGGTGTTGAAGGCCCAACCGAAAATCACACCATTAATGAGCTACGTGAGAAGCAAAAGCGTAACTTCATGACCAGTGTGCTGTTTGCCTTTGGTATTCCTCACATCTTGACCGCAGATGTCCTATCCCATACCCAGCAAGGCAACAATAATGCCTATTGCCAAGACAACAACATTAGTTGGCTAGATTGGCAGATGAATGAGCGTAAAAACGCATTTAAAGATTGGTTGGCTAAAATGCTTCAAGCGCGCCTGACCTACATGGTGCCGTTTGTTAAAGCGTTCAGTGGCCCAACTCGCAATCTTAACCGTGTCTATTGGCGTCGGGTAGATGGCGGTGCGATGTCGCATGATGATTGGAATCAACTGCGCTCAGTCGCAATGCACATGGGTATTGGCCAAGATGGCAATGAGTTGTTCTATTGTATTAACCAAACCAACGCGCCGGCTCGTTTCTCTTTACCAGATGACAGAGCGCAGACATGGAAAATGATCTGTAACACCGACTCTCACGAGCTGCACCGCAGTGTAGATGAAAAGCAGGTGTTAGTTGAACCTTGCTCGATTGCTATTTTCCACTACCAAGCCAATTGATCATTCTGAGCTTGATCCCAGGGCAGCACTCGCTGCCCTTTGTTTTGCCTCTCCGTCAATAATTCCTATTTTTTAACAAATTAACCTAGCTAATTTGGCTTGCGCACAAAGTGTGATCTAGTTAACATCTAAAAACTAATAAAACTAAATAGCTGTAACAAAAATAAGACATGCGCAGAAAGTGCTACATTTTACTCCGTCGCTGTCTTAAATCTGCAGAGCAACAACGTCAAATAGAGCAAGGAATGGCTTTACCTAAAATACTGATAAAAACCCTACCGCCAAGTCTATTTTTACTTAGCGCAGGGCTACTTTACTCCGCCTTTCAACAAGTGCAGTTAACGGAACATCAAGCACAAATTGAGTCGAAACGAAACCTGCAAATCGCAGAGCAGATTGTTGACTCACTGCTCAACGCAGCCGTCAGTAAAATCTTTCAGCTTGAACAAGCGCAGCAAACACAATCCCTTGGTGAAATCGCTCAATCTATTTTAGATAAGCATGTTGCCTATAGTGACATCATGTCAGTCGATAGCAGTCGCGGTGATTACTTCTCGTTTACTGATCAGAAACGTTATGCTTTGCCTAACGCTGAACTGACTTGGCGACCAATCAACGATCTAGCGAAACAATTTTGGTTTTCGTCGATTTATAAAAATCATCAAGACCGCTGGGTGTTTGCACTGAAACATCAAAAATCGCACTCAAGCGAAGAGTTTTGGATTCAGTTTGATCTTCAGATCACCTCTTCACGACTTGAAGCGTTAAAAACTCTGTCTAACGGCTATTTGTTTATTGTCGAGCAGCAAAGTGGTTTGATCGTGATTCATCCCGACTTACAACGCATTGGCACGCCATCGGTCAGCTATCAATCGGGTATTGCCCAGCGTGTTCTTAAAGGGGAACGTTCTGGTGAGCACGAGTACTATTACAAAACCCAGTTTAAAGTGAGTCAGTTTGATCTTGATGACGACACTGGTTGGGTTTATGTCTCAGGCACTGACCGTAAAGAGATCTTAGCCGCCTCGCACCAGTTCGCGATAGCGGGCGTAATCCTGTTGGTGATTATCTTTTCTGCGGTGATTAGAAGCTATCTTTTAAACCAACTGAACTCAGCGCTCAAGGCACTTGCGCAGCAAGAGGATTTGAACCAGTTCAAACAAGCATTAAAAGCCATTTTTGATCGCTTCTTTTACCATCGAGGGTTAACCTTCTGCGTGTATGACGCCCACCACCATCAGTTTCAAACCCTCGACTATCACGGTAACTTACAAAACGTGGTAGAAGACCCAAACTTGGCCAAGGTGCTTGTTGAGCGCCCGGTGCGTTTCTTAACGCAAAAGTCGGCCGATAAGGTCGCTAAAACCCTAAAACTGCGCCACAGACACTACTGTATTCCGCTAAAAACCAATGAGGGGCTGTTGGGTGTGGTCTATCTGCAAACCGCATTGCCTGTCCCGTATGCGCTGCTGTGTGCGATACAAACATACAGCGAAGTGGCTCTGGCCAACCTGCTGCTATCACAGCGGTTGAAAAGCAAAGATGTTATGACTCAGCTCGACAATAAGCTGACCATTCGTGAAAAGATCAATGAACACCTCACCTTGCCTCACACCTATTTTGCCATGTTAGACATTGATCATTTTAAACAGATCAACGACAACTTTGGCCATCAATGTGGGGATAAGGTCATCATTCAAGCGGCACTATTGATGGAAAAGTGCTTCCCGAAACCGGGTGCCATCAGTATCGCGCGTTACGGCGGTGAAGAGTTTTGTATTCTCTTTCGTGCCAACAATGAAAATGACGCCTACGACCAGTGCGAACTGCTCAGACAGCGTATCGAAAACTCGCCATTGCCCTTCAATCAACATCAAGTACGTTATACCGTCAGTATCGGCATCACCCAAATCCGCGACAGCCAACACATCACCATTGGCCGAGCAGACAAAGCTCTCTACCAAGCCAAAGGTTTAGGTCGTAATCAGGTGGTTTTGAACACCTTTGAATAACCACAACTAACCCACCTCAAGAGAGTCACCACACCGGCTCTCTTGAATTCCAACCTTCTACCTTGTACCTTCTCTATTATTTCTCAC is a window encoding:
- the glgX gene encoding glycogen debranching protein GlgX, with amino-acid sequence MNNNRPIPLQLGATLDDSGCLFAIHAPHQPYLKLALFSENNTYETYPLEIDCLGVQSAYVKGVKAGQRYGYIGRVDGKPHFLSDPYAKALDGQAIYPRPFDSENSFYLPKCLVVDDSFDWQQTDHPYIPREETILFETHVKGLTKRNAFVDEQDQGTYLGLINPTMLEFYKKQNINTIQLLPIAACLDEPHLEPLDKVNYWGYNPYIFMAPDPRFARQDAVTELKTAVRELHRNGIEVILDVVYNHTAEGGDGGAVLNLKALDPRYYLMHDHHFVNYTGCGNTVDLDYQPSLNLVMDTLRYWVTEYKIDGFRFDLAATLGRNGDQFNKRAAFFRAVAQDPVLSKIKLIAEPWDIGPNGYQVGQFPLGWNECNDKLRDITRSFWRGDHGYLKEFATRLMGSRDLYSAANWPYNMTVNYITYHDGFTMQDLVSYKHKHNKANGENNRDGHGDNRSENYGVEGPTENHTINELREKQKRNFMTSVLFAFGIPHILTADVLSHTQQGNNNAYCQDNNISWLDWQMNERKNAFKDWLAKMLQARLTYMVPFVKAFSGPTRNLNRVYWRRVDGGAMSHDDWNQLRSVAMHMGIGQDGNELFYCINQTNAPARFSLPDDRAQTWKMICNTDSHELHRSVDEKQVLVEPCSIAIFHYQAN
- a CDS encoding sensor domain-containing diguanylate cyclase, with the translated sequence MALPKILIKTLPPSLFLLSAGLLYSAFQQVQLTEHQAQIESKRNLQIAEQIVDSLLNAAVSKIFQLEQAQQTQSLGEIAQSILDKHVAYSDIMSVDSSRGDYFSFTDQKRYALPNAELTWRPINDLAKQFWFSSIYKNHQDRWVFALKHQKSHSSEEFWIQFDLQITSSRLEALKTLSNGYLFIVEQQSGLIVIHPDLQRIGTPSVSYQSGIAQRVLKGERSGEHEYYYKTQFKVSQFDLDDDTGWVYVSGTDRKEILAASHQFAIAGVILLVIIFSAVIRSYLLNQLNSALKALAQQEDLNQFKQALKAIFDRFFYHRGLTFCVYDAHHHQFQTLDYHGNLQNVVEDPNLAKVLVERPVRFLTQKSADKVAKTLKLRHRHYCIPLKTNEGLLGVVYLQTALPVPYALLCAIQTYSEVALANLLLSQRLKSKDVMTQLDNKLTIREKINEHLTLPHTYFAMLDIDHFKQINDNFGHQCGDKVIIQAALLMEKCFPKPGAISIARYGGEEFCILFRANNENDAYDQCELLRQRIENSPLPFNQHQVRYTVSIGITQIRDSQHITIGRADKALYQAKGLGRNQVVLNTFE